In Burkholderia sp. GAS332, one DNA window encodes the following:
- a CDS encoding Microcystin degradation protein MlrC, contains DUF1485 domain, with translation MHNAHATLRFVVAGICHETNTYATEFTGYTQLSDFMCVSGDEVEAEYAGTNRSVGGYIEAAHASGIELVYSTLAFAWPSGTIGAGVYEHLKQSVLAGIRDALPVDGVLMAPHGAGVVEGIDDLEGDLLAAVRELVGDNVPIASVYDLHGQMTDPMRVYGDLTLPCRLYPHTDLLQRGVEAVELLAQTARGAIRPVTAMHRLPMLGIVMSTDSGLPAADVNDLCLRIGERPGVIDCSWFHGFPYADIPAPCPTVVCTTDGDFELAQRCADEVADWIWANREAFRPKVLAPEEGVKQALAVESGLVVINESSDNPGGGAPGDATHLLRALLHAQLPPETACFVAIHDREVAQQAERAGVGATIEVKLGGKLGKMQGAPIVAQAYVKAVTDGRFTNLPGSMLEGLQFDLGTSCRLIIEGVDVIVISRPTQTFDHALLLLHGIDVNCRKIVALKSSNHFRAGFQALASAIITVDSPGLSSADVASFPRSRLAQHVWPLREDVVRVRPEQVAQPT, from the coding sequence ATGCATAATGCACACGCAACCCTGAGATTTGTCGTCGCCGGAATCTGCCACGAGACCAATACCTATGCGACGGAGTTCACGGGTTACACCCAGCTATCCGACTTCATGTGTGTCAGTGGCGATGAAGTTGAAGCGGAGTACGCAGGAACCAATCGTTCGGTAGGGGGCTATATCGAAGCGGCCCACGCGTCGGGGATCGAACTGGTTTACTCGACACTGGCTTTCGCGTGGCCGTCCGGAACCATTGGCGCGGGTGTCTACGAGCACCTGAAGCAATCTGTGCTCGCCGGGATCAGGGACGCACTCCCGGTTGATGGCGTCTTGATGGCGCCGCACGGAGCGGGTGTGGTGGAGGGGATCGACGATCTGGAGGGCGACCTGCTTGCTGCGGTACGCGAGCTGGTGGGCGATAACGTGCCCATCGCATCCGTCTACGATCTGCATGGGCAGATGACGGACCCGATGCGTGTCTATGGCGACCTGACGCTACCGTGCCGGCTCTATCCGCATACGGACCTCCTTCAGCGCGGCGTCGAGGCTGTCGAACTGCTGGCCCAGACAGCCCGCGGCGCGATCAGACCGGTCACCGCCATGCACCGGTTGCCCATGTTGGGGATCGTCATGAGCACGGATTCTGGTTTGCCCGCGGCGGACGTCAACGATTTGTGCCTGCGTATCGGTGAACGTCCGGGGGTGATCGATTGCTCCTGGTTCCATGGTTTTCCGTACGCGGATATTCCCGCGCCGTGCCCCACGGTGGTGTGTACGACCGATGGCGACTTTGAGCTCGCGCAGCGCTGCGCCGACGAAGTTGCCGACTGGATCTGGGCGAACCGGGAGGCATTCAGACCCAAGGTCCTGGCTCCAGAGGAGGGCGTCAAGCAGGCCCTTGCCGTCGAGTCAGGTCTGGTAGTGATCAACGAGAGTTCGGACAACCCGGGCGGCGGCGCGCCTGGCGATGCGACGCATTTGTTGCGGGCACTTCTGCATGCGCAACTTCCGCCGGAAACCGCGTGCTTCGTGGCGATTCACGACCGGGAAGTTGCGCAACAAGCTGAGCGTGCCGGCGTCGGCGCGACGATAGAAGTCAAACTCGGCGGGAAGCTCGGCAAGATGCAAGGCGCGCCCATCGTTGCGCAGGCGTATGTCAAAGCCGTTACCGACGGCCGCTTCACGAATCTTCCAGGGTCGATGCTGGAGGGCCTTCAGTTCGATCTCGGGACATCGTGCCGGCTCATCATTGAGGGCGTCGACGTCATTGTTATCTCGCGTCCGACGCAGACCTTCGATCACGCGCTGCTGCTGCTTCATGGCATCGACGTGAACTGCCGCAAGATCGTTGCGCTCAAAAGCTCTAACCATTTCCGGGCGGGATTCCAGGCCCTGGCTTCCGCGATCATTACCGTCGATAGCCCGGGTCTGAGTTCTGCCGACGTCGCATCGTTTCCGCGTTCGCGCCTCGCGCAGCACGTTTGGCCACTCCGTGAAGACGTTGTGCGAGTCAGGCCCGAGCAGGTTGCTCAGCCCACCTGA
- a CDS encoding CubicO group peptidase, beta-lactamase class C family produces MVVQALNVNVSALDEIFAPFNRSNAPGLVVGIAQHGKPLYRRGFGLASLEHAVANTPGTRMRIGSISKHFASLLTLLLVEEGKLDLDTPIRNYIPELTGPGGDPTVRQLLMHRGGSRCYLDIGFLCRGLAIAPLGTALATQVRQTGRNFAPGDMMIYNNGGYHLVSIAIARVGGASFEAQLKERLFDPLGMRDTESIPSDYSITPGIATMHTPAPGGGWRRGLFPSEENRGEGAIVSTVDDMLRWTEHLRTRDRFGSPATWAALTELAPFPDGAAGSYALGLMVQSYRGVRIVHHSGGVVGGSSQMLTAPDHGLDIVIMANGAPACYPVTLAEQALDLILADHLGERTPTIAAADYKDLLGDWWSADTGMIYGLVDEEGVLKLSLCSSPKGFPLEKGLNGQVVARGVGAGMGDVEIGLDEAARGDGLTVRFGGRSAVYRRVARGLAGAEAFAEAVTGQYYSADADCTAVIARDGERIVLRCGDAYGQAESELVCLGETLACTAPSLAGWSCALSFSKQGGRISGFQINSGRTRNLSFERRHAD; encoded by the coding sequence ATGGTGGTTCAAGCGTTGAATGTGAATGTCAGTGCCCTTGACGAGATTTTCGCGCCTTTCAATCGCAGCAATGCACCGGGCTTGGTGGTGGGCATTGCGCAGCACGGCAAGCCGTTGTACCGGCGCGGTTTCGGGCTCGCCAGCCTGGAGCACGCGGTGGCCAACACGCCGGGCACGCGCATGCGGATCGGTTCGATCAGCAAGCACTTTGCCAGTCTGCTGACGCTGCTGCTGGTCGAGGAGGGCAAACTCGACCTCGACACACCGATCCGAAACTACATTCCCGAACTCACCGGCCCGGGCGGCGACCCCACGGTCCGGCAACTCCTGATGCATCGCGGCGGCTCGCGCTGCTATCTCGACATCGGCTTCCTATGCCGCGGGTTGGCGATTGCACCGCTGGGTACCGCGCTGGCCACGCAGGTTCGCCAGACGGGGCGCAACTTCGCGCCCGGCGACATGATGATTTACAACAACGGCGGCTACCACCTGGTTTCGATCGCGATCGCAAGGGTGGGTGGCGCGTCGTTCGAGGCGCAACTGAAGGAGCGCCTGTTCGATCCTTTGGGGATGCGCGATACCGAGTCGATCCCAAGCGATTACAGCATCACGCCGGGCATTGCGACGATGCATACGCCGGCGCCAGGTGGCGGCTGGCGGCGTGGTCTGTTTCCTTCGGAAGAGAATCGCGGCGAGGGCGCCATCGTCTCGACGGTCGACGACATGCTGCGCTGGACCGAACATCTTCGGACGCGAGACCGGTTCGGCTCGCCCGCAACCTGGGCTGCGCTGACCGAGCTGGCCCCCTTTCCTGACGGAGCCGCCGGAAGTTACGCACTGGGTTTAATGGTCCAGTCTTACCGGGGTGTGCGAATCGTGCATCACTCCGGCGGTGTGGTCGGCGGCTCGAGCCAGATGCTCACGGCGCCCGACCACGGGCTCGATATCGTGATCATGGCCAATGGGGCACCCGCGTGCTATCCGGTGACGCTGGCCGAGCAGGCGCTCGATCTCATCCTCGCCGACCATCTGGGCGAGCGCACGCCTACGATCGCGGCCGCTGACTACAAGGACCTGCTCGGCGACTGGTGGTCTGCGGACACCGGGATGATCTACGGCCTGGTCGACGAGGAGGGCGTGCTGAAGCTGTCGCTGTGCAGCAGTCCGAAGGGGTTTCCGTTGGAGAAAGGACTTAACGGCCAAGTCGTTGCACGGGGCGTCGGTGCGGGCATGGGCGATGTCGAAATCGGGCTGGACGAAGCCGCGCGCGGCGATGGGCTGACGGTCAGGTTCGGCGGGCGATCCGCAGTCTATCGAAGGGTCGCGAGGGGCCTCGCGGGCGCTGAAGCCTTCGCCGAAGCGGTCACGGGCCAGTACTACAGCGCCGACGCCGACTGCACAGCCGTCATTGCCCGGGACGGTGAACGCATCGTGCTTCGCTGCGGCGATGCTTACGGGCAAGCCGAGAGCGAGCTGGTATGTTTGGGCGAGACGCTTGCATGCACTGCACCCTCCCTCGCGGGGTGGTCCTGTGCGTTGAGTTTTTCCAAGCAAGGCGGGCGAATAAGCGGATTCCAGATCAACTCGGGGCGAACGCGGAATCTTTCGTTCGAACGCCGGCACGCAGACTGA
- a CDS encoding D-serine deaminase, pyridoxal phosphate-dependent — translation MSSIHNIQVLPAASPGNAITSIDTPALLLDADAFERNLDVMQARADAAGVALRPHAKAHKCPAIALAQIQRGAVGICCQKVSEALPFLHAGVTDIHISNEVIGSAKLDLLARMALHGRFSVCVDHPDQVMALAVATAEHGSRIDVFVEINVGQNRCGVADARQVLQLLEVMSAHAQLTFKGLQAYQGGIQHIRDHGERRDASGLAAARTGEVVDALSRAGVACAVVTGGGSGSVEFDLASGVYTEVQPGSYAFMDGDYGRNVYTDALRFEHSLFLATSVISVGNSDAGQVVVVDAGLKSLAVDSGLPTVWGDDGASSTLHYTVVNDEHGSVQMLNRDVAKPALGSQLLLVPGHCDPTLNLHDEIIVFRGERVEIIWPVSARGHSR, via the coding sequence ATGAGCAGCATTCACAATATCCAGGTTCTACCGGCAGCCAGTCCGGGGAATGCGATAACAAGCATCGATACACCTGCGCTGCTGCTGGACGCCGACGCGTTTGAGCGCAATCTGGATGTCATGCAGGCGCGAGCCGATGCGGCTGGCGTAGCGTTGCGTCCGCATGCCAAAGCGCACAAATGCCCGGCTATCGCGCTCGCGCAGATCCAGCGCGGCGCAGTCGGCATCTGCTGCCAGAAGGTCAGCGAGGCGTTGCCTTTCCTGCATGCCGGCGTCACGGATATTCACATCAGCAACGAAGTCATCGGGTCGGCAAAGCTGGACTTGTTGGCGAGGATGGCGCTGCATGGGCGTTTCAGCGTGTGTGTCGACCATCCCGACCAGGTGATGGCGTTAGCGGTGGCGACTGCCGAGCACGGCAGCCGTATCGATGTCTTCGTCGAAATCAACGTCGGCCAGAATCGCTGCGGTGTAGCCGATGCCAGGCAGGTGTTGCAATTGCTGGAAGTAATGTCCGCGCATGCTCAACTGACGTTCAAAGGCTTGCAGGCCTACCAGGGTGGGATTCAGCACATCCGCGATCATGGCGAGCGGCGTGACGCCTCAGGACTCGCTGCGGCCCGCACGGGCGAGGTTGTCGACGCACTCAGCCGTGCCGGGGTGGCCTGCGCCGTTGTCACTGGCGGCGGCAGCGGCAGCGTCGAGTTCGATCTCGCCAGTGGGGTCTACACCGAAGTGCAGCCCGGTTCGTACGCCTTCATGGATGGGGACTACGGTCGCAACGTTTATACCGACGCACTGCGCTTCGAACACAGCCTGTTTCTCGCCACGTCGGTGATCAGCGTTGGCAATAGCGACGCCGGACAGGTCGTGGTGGTCGACGCGGGACTCAAGTCTCTCGCGGTCGATTCCGGTCTGCCGACGGTTTGGGGTGACGACGGCGCCAGCAGTACCTTGCACTACACGGTCGTCAACGACGAACATGGAAGTGTGCAGATGCTCAATCGCGACGTCGCCAAACCTGCGCTGGGCAGCCAGCTTCTACTGGTGCCGGGCCATTGCGACCCGACGCTCAATCTGCATGACGAGATCATTGTGTTTCGCGGGGAACGCGTTGAAATCATATGGCCCGTGAGCGCTCGCGGTCATAGCCGGTAG